From a region of the Pseudophaeobacter arcticus DSM 23566 genome:
- a CDS encoding AMP-binding protein — protein MFQPASDIQRSSTLTAFLKECGADSYEDLARRANDEPDWFWGRVIDYAGIRFSRPYTKLRDMSDGPESIKWAVGGALNLTETCLDARIEDGLGDKIAIDWVGEDGSRRSWTYTELANEAARIASALSSRGVKPGQAVGIYMPMIPEIQAALLGIARLGAVAVPLFSGFAPHAIISRLNDAEAVAVLTADASPRRGTPVWMEAKLAEALEEVPSTHTVISLRRFDGAVAVPARDLDWQETVGKADPAYPAHPVEADAPLLIAYTSGTTGRPKGVVHTHLGVQAKATSDFLLGLDMKRDDRHLWMTDMGWVMGPLTLLSVLLSGATLVLAEGAPSMPGDPFRLLRLASEMKVTHMGVAPTLVRQFMTQDRAPLSGYDLSPLRIVASTGEPWTDDAWLWQLDHICRRRAVPLNISGGTELFGAILTSTVLHEIKPGGFSAQALGVGAKVLREDGSEAALGEVGELVVTQPPMGLTPAIWGDRERYLETYWSTFPGMWRHGDWVRCDPDGTWYILGRSDDTLNIAGKRIGPPEIEAALTETGKVVDAAAIAAPDDIKGVAVVCVCVVAPGVTPDDALVELLKNQVGEIVSKPFRPREIYFVEGLPKTRSMKTMRRIVRAAFLDEDLGDLSSVNNPETIPPIAALRKEKP, from the coding sequence ATGTTTCAGCCAGCTTCTGACATTCAGCGTTCAAGCACACTTACAGCCTTCCTGAAGGAGTGCGGTGCGGACAGCTATGAGGACCTCGCCCGCCGGGCCAATGACGAGCCGGACTGGTTCTGGGGTCGGGTTATCGACTACGCCGGAATACGGTTCTCCCGCCCCTACACCAAGCTACGAGATATGTCCGATGGGCCAGAATCGATCAAATGGGCCGTTGGCGGCGCTTTGAACCTCACGGAAACCTGTCTTGACGCCCGTATCGAGGACGGACTTGGCGACAAAATCGCAATCGACTGGGTCGGCGAGGACGGAAGCCGCCGCAGCTGGACCTATACCGAGCTTGCCAATGAGGCCGCGCGCATCGCGTCGGCGCTGTCCAGCCGCGGAGTGAAACCCGGTCAGGCGGTGGGTATTTACATGCCGATGATCCCTGAAATTCAGGCCGCGCTTTTGGGGATTGCGCGTTTGGGTGCCGTGGCGGTGCCGCTGTTTTCGGGGTTTGCACCGCATGCCATCATCAGCCGTCTCAACGATGCCGAAGCCGTGGCGGTGCTGACCGCAGATGCATCGCCGCGTCGGGGCACGCCCGTCTGGATGGAGGCCAAACTGGCCGAAGCCCTCGAAGAGGTGCCCTCGACCCATACCGTCATCAGCCTGCGCCGCTTTGATGGCGCGGTGGCCGTTCCGGCCCGTGATCTCGATTGGCAAGAGACCGTCGGAAAGGCCGATCCGGCCTATCCCGCGCATCCGGTAGAGGCGGACGCGCCGCTGCTCATTGCCTATACCTCCGGGACCACCGGACGCCCCAAGGGCGTGGTGCACACCCATCTTGGCGTGCAGGCCAAGGCCACATCCGATTTCCTGTTGGGGCTCGACATGAAACGCGACGACCGGCATCTGTGGATGACCGATATGGGGTGGGTCATGGGACCGCTGACGCTTTTGTCGGTGCTTTTGTCGGGGGCGACCCTGGTTCTGGCCGAGGGCGCGCCATCGATGCCCGGCGATCCGTTTCGGCTTTTGCGTCTCGCGTCAGAAATGAAAGTCACACATATGGGTGTTGCGCCGACCTTGGTGCGGCAATTCATGACGCAAGATCGCGCGCCGCTGTCAGGTTATGATCTGTCGCCGTTGCGCATCGTCGCCTCGACCGGCGAGCCTTGGACCGACGACGCATGGCTTTGGCAGCTTGACCATATCTGTCGCCGCCGCGCGGTGCCGTTGAACATTTCCGGCGGGACCGAGCTTTTTGGCGCGATCCTGACGTCGACCGTGCTGCATGAGATCAAACCCGGCGGGTTTTCTGCGCAGGCACTGGGTGTCGGGGCCAAGGTGCTGCGCGAGGACGGCAGCGAAGCCGCCCTTGGCGAGGTCGGCGAATTGGTCGTGACCCAACCGCCCATGGGATTGACGCCGGCCATCTGGGGCGACCGCGAGCGGTATTTGGAAACCTATTGGTCCACCTTCCCCGGCATGTGGCGGCACGGCGATTGGGTGCGCTGCGACCCGGACGGCACATGGTATATTTTGGGGCGCTCCGACGACACGTTGAACATCGCCGGCAAACGCATCGGCCCGCCCGAGATCGAGGCCGCCCTGACCGAAACCGGAAAAGTGGTGGACGCCGCCGCCATCGCGGCGCCCGACGATATCAAGGGCGTGGCCGTGGTGTGCGTCTGCGTGGTGGCACCGGGGGTGACCCCCGATGATGCCCTTGTCGAACTGCTCAAAAATCAGGTGGGCGAGATCGTCTCGAAACCCTTCCGCCCGCGCGAGATTTATTTTGTTGAGGGATTGCCCAAGACCCGCAGCATGAAAACCATGCGCCGGATCGTGCGCGCGGCCTTCCTTGATGAAGACCTCGGTGACCTGTCATCCGTCAACAATCCCGAAACCATCCCGCCCATTGCGGCGCTCAGAAAGGAAAAGCCATGA
- a CDS encoding glucose 1-dehydrogenase, which translates to MRGLSGKRVIVTGGGSGIGRAVCERFGQEGAEVAVFDMNEKGAQETAQLIQDAGGKATAYKADITDRAEVDKAVAAFEAGGPIDVLVNNAGWDVIKPFLDTDADLWKKVIDINLYGPLNMHHAVLPGMVKNGGGRVVNIASDAGRVGSSGEAVYSACKGGIISFTKTVARELARKGIQLNAVAPGPTDTPLFAQVAEGEAGQKIAEGLKRAIPMKRLAQPADYPGAICFLSSDDAGFITGQVISVSGGLSMHG; encoded by the coding sequence ATGCGAGGGCTGAGTGGAAAACGGGTAATCGTGACAGGCGGCGGCAGCGGCATTGGTCGCGCGGTTTGCGAACGGTTTGGACAAGAGGGCGCTGAAGTCGCTGTCTTCGATATGAATGAAAAAGGCGCGCAAGAAACAGCACAGCTGATTCAGGACGCCGGTGGGAAAGCCACGGCTTATAAGGCGGATATCACTGACCGCGCTGAAGTCGATAAAGCGGTTGCTGCCTTCGAAGCGGGCGGTCCGATCGACGTGCTGGTGAACAACGCGGGTTGGGACGTGATCAAACCGTTCCTCGATACCGATGCCGATCTTTGGAAAAAAGTCATCGACATCAACCTCTATGGCCCGCTGAACATGCATCATGCGGTGCTTCCGGGCATGGTCAAGAACGGTGGCGGCCGCGTGGTCAACATCGCGTCGGACGCTGGCCGTGTTGGGTCCTCGGGTGAGGCTGTGTATTCGGCTTGCAAAGGTGGGATCATCTCCTTCACCAAAACTGTGGCGCGGGAACTGGCGCGCAAGGGTATTCAATTGAATGCTGTTGCCCCCGGCCCGACCGACACGCCGCTGTTTGCCCAAGTTGCCGAAGGCGAAGCCGGTCAAAAGATCGCAGAGGGTCTCAAGCGGGCCATCCCGATGAAACGTCTGGCACAGCCGGCCGATTATCCCGGCGCCATTTGCTTCTTGTCGTCCGACGACGCCGGTTTCATCACCGGTCAGGTGATTTCGGTCTCTGGTGGTCTGTCGATGCACGGTTGA